DNA from Cyprinus carpio isolate SPL01 chromosome B3, ASM1834038v1, whole genome shotgun sequence:
GAATGAGTCATCCACAAGGAGGCAGTGTCCCTCTGACCAACACTGAGGCTCTCCACCCACCACCAGCTCACACTGAGCAGGCGTCTGAAGACCTGACACAGAAACAGAGTCATTTCACACCCACATAAAAATGGCATTATGTTTGTATCTACACAACATTTCAGGATTTGTACATTAACACAGATTCTTCGGCCTTATTTCTTATACAtttcatattcaaatatattcaaattgtacTAATATTCCAAAACATTACTCTTTTCGCTGTATTTTTGATGCATGaccataagagatttcttttaaaacacttttaaaaatctcCCTGACCCCAACAGTAGTTCTGTGTAGAAGAGTTTTCTGTGTTTCAACATTGTGACTTACCCAGATGGCAGCGCAGACGTGTGTTTGTAGGGCCATAGGCCCCTCCCAATGTGGCCCCAGGACCCAGGAGCCAGAAACCAGCTGATCCCagagagttactgctgatgaagGTTCTGAGAGAGAGGAGTGTTCTGTATGTACACGGACACGCACGGCAGTTGCTGGCCACACACACTCCAGCGTTATAGAGCGGGAACACTGTCTGGCCCTGAGAGATCAACACACAAGCTCATCATCATACATGCATAAGCACATTTTCTCACTTATTCTCAGGCTTAGCTCTGAGGTTGTTTGTCTATGTCCTGCATTTGTATAGCCTAATTATTATGAGATAATGATGAATTGAATCCAAACAGATCCCTAACAGCAGTGCAGTACAGATATTGATTGGAAGATATTAAGAGAGGGCAAGAAGGACAGCCAGAGAATGAAACAATCTTGGTGAATTTGTGTGCTGGATAAAGTAGAGTGATGCAGAACGCAAGTGAATAAGTACAgttaaactaaacataaaaatgtcttatttcttatgttttaacccaaatgctgttattttcttctgtgaaacacatctTCACTGCAGATCTtttctatctatcttatctatctatctattctggTCAGCTGTGTTTGTATAGTTTGTGAAGATTgatacaaatcaaataaacagattttactgtgatttttgaaattgaaattccTGAAATAGCTTAGTTTGTTTAGTCACCTTTGGTCCATGGTAGCTCCACCCTAGCTTTGTATCAACCCCCTTCTGGTAGACAGCTTGGAACTCAGCAAGGATTATGGGATAGCTGGCCTCCAGAACCTCAATGTCATGACGATGAGCATCCCTGGGAAAGAAAGGTATGCTGGGAACATCTGGGAGGTGAAAGAGATGAGGCTTCTGAATGGATGGCCGATCATTGATCCTAGCCTAGATAGCAGCGAGGAAAATGTCGAGGGACAAACATTGACATAAATGTTGAGATACACCACAAATATTTAGGAAAGTGCCTCAGGTTATTCTACTTTTCCCATCTCTGACCTGATTGCGTAGGCCCTTGTGAATTCGCCCCATGCCAGCCCAACTGTAGCGCTTGGCATACTCCTGTAGTGCTCTATACAACTTTCTACTTTCTGCAGCAGCCTCAGTGGGGAATGGGGCATGGCTCAACACTGGTGTCAGGTAGCTCTCTGtgccctcctcttcctccagcgTCTCCATGGTGATAGCCGCAGATGCTTTAGATGCAGAGAGTCTGGGGTCAACTGGGGAACGGCTGGATGACCGAGAGAATGAGGACCGGCAGGAGCCACTTTTTAACATGCCAGAATGGGATGGTGGGTCAGAACCCATGCGGTAGCAGtaccagaggaagaggaggagggcaGTCCAGAGGAGCCCGCTGAGGGGGGGACCACCCAACAACGCACATGGGGGAAGCGGCACCAAGTCCAGAGACCAGGGCATAATGCTGAGAGAGTGAGCttatagagaaagaaagaaagaaagaaagaaagaaagaaagaaagaaagaaagaaagaaagaaagaaagaaagaaagaaatgattcaATAATCATGACCTTCATGAACTACTTAAGTGCTTTTTAAATAAGA
Protein-coding regions in this window:
- the LOC109063311 gene encoding aspartate beta-hydroxylase domain-containing protein 2-like; translated protein: MPWSLDLVPLPPCALLGGPPLSGLLWTALLLFLWYCYRMGSDPPSHSGMLKSGSCRSSFSRSSSRSPVDPRLSASKASAAITMETLEEEEGTESYLTPVLSHAPFPTEAAAESRKLYRALQEYAKRYSWAGMGRIHKGLRNQARINDRPSIQKPHLFHLPDVPSIPFFPRDAHRHDIEVLEASYPIILAEFQAVYQKGVDTKLGWSYHGPKGQTVFPLYNAGVCVASNCRACPCTYRTLLSLRTFISSNSLGSAGFWLLGPGATLGGAYGPTNTRLRCHLGLQTPAQCELVVGGEPQCWSEGHCLLVDDSFLHTISHNGGAEDGPRVIFSVDLWHPNVAAAERQALDYIFAPEQ